From one Pigmentibacter ruber genomic stretch:
- a CDS encoding DEAD/DEAH box helicase: MINIDKYLKLMNLTKLTAIQEKCIEPIYNAESVFALAPTGSGKTMAFLLPLLLKLDTSIRSPQVIILVPTRELGMQIANVAQNIANCLLEAEQKNILIRSVFGGTAISAQILEMQKNPHVIIATPGRMIDLLQRESIETNQLKTLILDEADIMVGMGFADQIEEIVNYVPSHLQIGFFSATQNEKITELEKLFLKNVKFVKIDLREKIVSSDKNLIKHEYLVTKKDEKKDKLIQILSSEHFNKGIIFCHTRETVQNLVTEMKQHGLNIDGLTGELGQVHRNSIMRNFKTGNLKFLVATNIAARGIDVSLLPIVIHYDIPYQNDEYVHRSGRTGRAGHSGLSLALCEEKNVNYYLNMMKELQIECSEFKKENLSKKIQKEVSSKVEKVKNDIKFIKVFINKGKKEKIRPADIVGSLIKELNLEKEDIGNIFIFDHFTHVEINSKKYSEKKAIKVKIKNMLASVTIAK, translated from the coding sequence ATGATAAATATTGATAAATATTTGAAATTAATGAACTTAACCAAGTTGACTGCAATTCAGGAGAAGTGCATAGAACCAATCTACAATGCAGAATCTGTTTTTGCCCTAGCCCCAACTGGTTCTGGTAAAACTATGGCGTTTCTCTTACCGCTATTATTAAAATTAGATACTTCGATACGATCGCCACAAGTTATCATTCTGGTTCCTACTAGAGAATTAGGCATGCAAATTGCCAATGTAGCTCAAAATATAGCTAATTGTTTGTTAGAAGCTGAGCAAAAAAATATCTTGATCCGTTCTGTTTTTGGGGGAACCGCAATTTCAGCTCAAATTTTAGAAATGCAAAAAAATCCACATGTTATTATTGCCACCCCTGGAAGAATGATAGATCTATTGCAACGTGAATCTATTGAAACTAACCAGCTTAAAACTTTAATCTTAGATGAAGCTGATATAATGGTTGGTATGGGTTTTGCAGATCAAATTGAAGAAATAGTTAATTACGTACCAAGTCATCTGCAAATTGGTTTTTTCTCAGCGACACAAAATGAAAAAATAACTGAGCTAGAAAAACTATTTTTAAAAAATGTGAAATTTGTCAAAATTGATTTAAGAGAAAAAATAGTTAGCAGTGATAAAAATCTAATTAAACATGAATATTTAGTTACCAAAAAAGATGAAAAAAAAGATAAATTAATTCAAATTTTGTCTTCAGAACATTTTAATAAAGGAATTATCTTTTGTCACACTCGAGAAACCGTGCAAAATTTAGTAACTGAAATGAAGCAACATGGTTTAAATATAGATGGTTTGACAGGTGAGTTGGGGCAAGTTCATAGAAACAGTATCATGCGAAATTTCAAGACTGGAAATTTAAAATTTCTAGTCGCAACAAATATAGCTGCCAGAGGTATTGATGTTTCTTTGCTGCCGATAGTAATTCACTATGATATCCCTTACCAAAATGACGAGTATGTCCATCGTTCAGGAAGAACTGGTAGAGCTGGGCACTCAGGTTTATCCTTAGCACTTTGCGAAGAAAAAAATGTTAATTACTATTTAAATATGATGAAAGAATTACAAATAGAATGTTCAGAATTTAAAAAAGAGAATTTATCTAAAAAAATTCAAAAAGAAGTTTCTAGTAAAGTTGAGAAAGTTAAAAACGACATTAAATTTATTAAAGTTTTTATAAATAAAGGTAAAAAAGAAAAAATTAGACCTGCAGATATAGTGGGCTCACTTATTAAAGAACTTAATTTAGAAAAAGAAGATATTGGAAATATATTTATTTTTGATCATTTTACACATGTTGAAATAAATTCAAAAAAATATTCAGAAAAAAAAGCAATAAAAGTTAAAATAAAAAATATGCTAGCTAGTGTGACAATTGCTAAATAA
- a CDS encoding YhjD/YihY/BrkB family envelope integrity protein codes for MLLKLLNKINGYIKKFNVRPKHREIIFSINKKIWLKKFEIIIRESFFILKNSKFSEKSAQLTYVSILSIVPLIAILFSFIHAFQGFNTIINEFIAPTITKHFGNRAGNEIIEYLNLIISNLKLKELGIISFATFLITVILLVLKIEDNIDEIMEFKNKSKLFNRIVKCWLLLTITPFFFTLASLKSDTFLKLINIQENTFLNSYILHFIRVCLGLSFQWIFFAFIFYIIPSKRVNLRAAFVGGFISNILFEFLQFVNLYFAKRALVTDSSHIYGSVAIIAVLFFVWIRLIWIIILIGASFAIATQKIIFFKELLRVKFSPVKSILDCILIYRTIRNYYRNQNAPIAESFLISSTGIDTIELEHCIQYLLNKNIICSADNELKDPHYLPSYLSILNDKDNPEFLRKVILEDNFIGTKEYKEIEKIFK; via the coding sequence TTGCTTCTAAAGTTATTAAATAAAATCAATGGATATATAAAAAAATTCAATGTAAGACCCAAACATAGAGAAATTATATTTTCTATTAATAAAAAAATCTGGTTAAAAAAATTTGAAATTATTATTCGTGAATCTTTTTTTATTCTTAAAAATTCAAAATTTTCAGAAAAATCTGCTCAACTTACTTATGTATCAATTTTATCAATCGTTCCTTTAATTGCAATTCTTTTTTCTTTTATCCATGCTTTCCAAGGTTTTAATACAATAATCAATGAATTTATTGCCCCCACAATTACAAAACATTTTGGCAATCGTGCAGGAAATGAAATAATTGAGTATTTAAATTTAATTATAAGCAATCTTAAATTAAAAGAATTAGGAATAATTTCATTTGCTACATTTCTAATTACAGTTATCTTACTAGTCCTTAAAATAGAAGATAATATTGATGAAATCATGGAATTTAAAAATAAATCAAAATTGTTTAATAGAATAGTCAAGTGCTGGCTTCTTTTAACTATTACTCCTTTCTTTTTCACTCTCGCTTCACTCAAATCGGATACTTTTCTTAAACTTATAAACATTCAAGAAAATACTTTTTTGAATAGTTATATTTTACACTTTATAAGAGTATGCTTAGGATTATCGTTCCAATGGATCTTTTTTGCATTTATTTTTTATATAATACCCAGTAAAAGAGTTAATTTAAGAGCTGCATTTGTTGGAGGGTTTATCTCAAATATCTTATTTGAATTCCTTCAATTTGTTAATTTATATTTTGCTAAAAGAGCGCTAGTAACTGATTCAAGTCATATTTATGGATCTGTTGCTATTATAGCTGTTCTTTTCTTTGTTTGGATCAGACTTATTTGGATAATCATTTTAATTGGAGCTTCTTTTGCTATTGCAACACAAAAAATTATCTTTTTTAAAGAGTTACTCAGAGTAAAGTTTTCTCCAGTTAAATCTATACTAGATTGTATATTAATTTATAGAACCATTCGTAATTATTATCGAAATCAAAACGCTCCAATTGCGGAATCTTTTTTAATTTCTTCGACAGGTATTGATACTATAGAGTTAGAACATTGTATTCAATATTTATTAAATAAAAATATTATTTGCTCAGCAGATAATGAATTAAAAGATCCTCATTATTTACCAAGTTATCTTTCTATATTAAATGATAAAGATAATCCTGAATTTTTACGAAAAGTAATTTTAGAAGATAATTTTATTGGGACGAAAGAATATAAAGAAATAGAAAAAATATTTAAATAA
- a CDS encoding Type 1 glutamine amidotransferase-like domain-containing protein gives MNLFLSSMYFGNSAHKLSKMLTKNKNVAIILNANDFLGDNRTKYYNESKLILNNLGLNCTELDLRNYFKKDPVSLKLKLLNFGLIWVTGGNTFILRRAFYESGLDQILPDLLKNKEIIYGGFSAGACVVTPSLKGLEFADDPNIIPNGYPNEIIWDGLNLISFCIVPHFKSEQSEAFGINKIINFYKEKNIFHHTLNDKSAILIEDDIEFFYDN, from the coding sequence ATGAATCTTTTTTTATCTTCAATGTATTTTGGCAATTCGGCTCATAAACTTTCAAAAATGCTAACTAAAAATAAAAATGTCGCCATTATCCTTAATGCTAATGATTTTCTTGGTGATAATAGAACTAAATATTATAATGAAAGTAAATTAATTCTAAATAATTTAGGATTAAATTGCACTGAACTTGATTTAAGAAACTATTTTAAAAAAGATCCTGTTTCTCTTAAATTAAAACTATTAAATTTTGGCTTAATTTGGGTAACAGGAGGGAATACCTTTATACTAAGAAGAGCCTTTTATGAAAGCGGTCTTGATCAAATTCTACCTGATCTCCTTAAGAATAAAGAAATTATATATGGTGGCTTTAGTGCTGGTGCTTGCGTAGTTACACCTTCATTAAAAGGTCTAGAATTCGCAGATGATCCTAATATAATTCCAAATGGGTATCCAAATGAAATAATTTGGGATGGATTAAATCTTATTTCTTTTTGCATTGTTCCGCATTTTAAATCTGAGCAGTCTGAAGCTTTCGGAATAAATAAAATTATTAATTTTTACAAAGAGAAAAACATTTTTCATCATACATTAAATGATAAATCAGCGATATTAATTGAGGATGATATAGAATTTTTTTATGATAATTAA
- a CDS encoding DUF455 family protein produces MELKEFAEIILFGKDILSDKLLEPNLLTDTIEYNAILTPKSPGRNLDLQFKDYPINKKIPFPNQQQLIEEKQRGYVLHFFANHELLAMEIMALVLLKFPKAPKNFRLGIANTILEEQKHMKLYIQRMKELNVSFGEIPVNNFFWNCLSDMKSPMDFVVKMSMTFEQANLDYALFYKTLMEKVNDIKTAQILDTVYQEEIGHVKHGVTWFNRWRENDDSDWSEYQKNLEFPLTPARAKGIIFDISGRKKAGLSELFIKELSIFNSSKGRPPNLFYFNPASEQEIARKKIGFTPNKSVTNLENDCSSLLQFLAANDDIILLKNKPSVGFLQKIQRCGFPIPEFQELSNSENSINHQYISHFYPWGWSPETISIFSKWQNKLIKKNYFHENIFCNEEFQNKIMLLYSKKFSAILYPEIYKELSSIQSILPEFNLNPKVCLTKKECLDAIIYFLQSCQFSKVVMKAPLGCAGQNMLRIDNSKLTIAEENWILKILNSQKSIIIEPWFNKVVDLSYQAKINDDGKYINLGLTRFFTDVRGQYKGTIVGKKTDDLPKNVTKFLYKKYSNFSNIEEILNFVSQKVAEKLIEHNFYGPFGIDAFLYEDLNSEYGYRLKFLSEINPRYTMGRVALEISKRIQAGAFAVWVHLRISDILKNTGFNSLNEFIKETENRFPIILTEESKPLIREGILFTNDPSMATSVLTVLIVGKKVLNDFTTFSSLEII; encoded by the coding sequence ATGGAATTAAAGGAATTTGCTGAGATTATTTTATTTGGTAAAGATATTTTGAGTGACAAACTTTTGGAACCAAATTTGCTTACTGATACAATTGAATACAATGCAATTCTTACCCCTAAATCTCCAGGTAGAAATTTAGATTTACAATTCAAAGATTACCCTATCAATAAAAAAATTCCTTTCCCCAATCAACAACAGCTCATTGAAGAAAAACAAAGAGGTTACGTCCTGCACTTTTTTGCTAATCATGAATTACTTGCTATGGAAATTATGGCATTAGTTTTATTAAAATTTCCAAAAGCTCCAAAAAATTTTCGCTTGGGAATTGCAAATACAATTCTTGAAGAACAAAAGCATATGAAACTATATATACAAAGAATGAAAGAACTAAATGTTTCATTTGGAGAAATTCCTGTCAATAATTTTTTTTGGAATTGTTTATCTGACATGAAGTCACCAATGGATTTCGTTGTAAAAATGAGTATGACATTTGAACAGGCTAATTTAGATTATGCGTTATTCTATAAAACTTTGATGGAAAAAGTTAACGATATTAAAACTGCTCAAATATTAGATACAGTTTATCAAGAAGAAATTGGACATGTTAAGCATGGAGTAACTTGGTTTAACCGCTGGAGAGAAAATGATGATTCTGATTGGTCAGAATATCAAAAAAATCTTGAGTTTCCATTAACTCCAGCACGCGCGAAGGGAATAATTTTCGATATATCTGGAAGAAAAAAAGCTGGTTTATCAGAATTATTTATTAAAGAATTATCAATATTTAATTCTTCTAAAGGAAGACCTCCTAATTTATTTTACTTTAATCCAGCAAGTGAGCAAGAAATTGCAAGGAAAAAAATTGGATTTACGCCAAATAAATCTGTAACAAATTTAGAAAATGATTGCTCGTCACTACTCCAATTTCTTGCTGCAAATGATGATATTATTCTTCTTAAAAACAAGCCATCGGTTGGTTTTCTCCAAAAAATCCAAAGATGTGGATTTCCTATTCCTGAATTTCAAGAATTATCCAACTCAGAAAATTCTATAAATCATCAATATATTAGTCATTTTTATCCTTGGGGATGGAGTCCAGAAACAATTTCTATTTTCTCTAAATGGCAAAATAAATTAATCAAAAAGAATTATTTTCATGAAAATATATTTTGTAATGAAGAATTTCAAAATAAAATTATGCTTTTATATTCTAAAAAATTCTCAGCAATATTGTACCCTGAAATTTATAAAGAATTATCTTCAATTCAATCTATTCTACCTGAGTTTAATTTAAATCCAAAAGTGTGTTTAACAAAAAAAGAATGTCTAGATGCTATCATATATTTTCTCCAATCTTGTCAATTTTCAAAAGTTGTTATGAAAGCTCCGCTTGGATGTGCTGGACAAAATATGCTGCGAATTGATAATTCTAAATTAACAATAGCTGAAGAAAACTGGATTTTAAAGATTTTAAACTCACAAAAATCTATTATTATTGAGCCTTGGTTTAATAAAGTTGTTGATTTATCTTATCAGGCCAAAATAAACGATGATGGTAAATATATTAATTTAGGTTTAACTCGTTTTTTTACTGATGTAAGAGGGCAGTATAAAGGAACTATTGTAGGTAAAAAGACAGATGATCTGCCCAAAAATGTAACTAAATTTTTATACAAAAAATACTCCAATTTTTCCAATATTGAAGAAATACTGAACTTTGTTTCACAAAAAGTTGCTGAGAAACTTATCGAACATAATTTTTACGGCCCGTTTGGGATAGATGCTTTTCTTTATGAAGATTTAAATTCTGAATATGGTTACAGATTGAAATTTTTATCGGAAATTAACCCTAGATATACCATGGGGCGGGTGGCTCTTGAAATCTCAAAAAGAATTCAAGCAGGTGCTTTTGCAGTATGGGTTCATTTACGAATTTCAGATATTTTAAAAAATACAGGATTTAATTCTCTAAATGAATTTATTAAAGAAACAGAAAACAGATTTCCAATTATCTTAACAGAAGAATCAAAGCCCTTAATTCGAGAAGGTATTTTATTTACTAATGATCCATCAATGGCTACTTCTGTTCTAACTGTTCTTATTGTAGGTAAAAAAGTTCTAAATGACTTTACAACTTTTTCTTCCTTAGAGATAATATAA
- a CDS encoding substrate-binding periplasmic protein yields the protein MSLPTKFYLRNIFFLIIFLAFPLKVFPSENIKVCTERSPPYVKVNQETNELKGIDIEIFKNIFNKLKIDYLIEEMPWARCELFLENGIIDVGIKVSKTLEREKFLFYPDVSWESVFVLFTNLETKKNIK from the coding sequence GTGTCTCTTCCTACTAAATTTTATTTAAGAAATATATTCTTTTTAATCATATTTCTTGCTTTTCCGTTGAAAGTTTTTCCATCAGAAAATATTAAAGTTTGCACTGAACGTAGCCCTCCTTATGTAAAAGTAAATCAAGAAACGAATGAGTTAAAAGGAATAGATATAGAAATTTTTAAGAATATTTTTAATAAACTAAAAATAGATTATTTAATTGAAGAAATGCCATGGGCAAGATGTGAGTTATTTTTGGAAAATGGAATAATTGATGTTGGAATAAAAGTTTCAAAAACTTTGGAAAGGGAAAAGTTTTTATTTTATCCAGATGTATCTTGGGAATCAGTTTTTGTTTTATTCACAAATCTTGAGACAAAAAAAAATATAAAATAA